One window of Burkholderia thailandensis E264 genomic DNA carries:
- a CDS encoding ABC transporter ATP-binding protein: MNQHVPAHAPAIEFRNVSCRFISPDGRATVALHDFTMSVARGEFVAVVGPTGCGKSTTLNLITGLLKPVSGEVRVMGKPVDGIDPRIGFVFQADAVFPWRTVIDNVAAGPLFRGRSKESAYAQAEEWIRRVGLAKFAKHYPHQLSGGMRKRVALAQTFINQPEILLMDEPFSALDMQTRTLMQDELLQLWSANKGSVVFVTHDLEEAIALADRVFVLTSRPATLKRVYEIDLPRPRVTSEVRYEHRFIEISKDIWHDLREEVQIG, translated from the coding sequence ATGAATCAACATGTTCCGGCCCATGCGCCCGCGATCGAGTTTCGCAACGTGTCGTGCCGCTTCATCTCGCCGGACGGCCGTGCAACCGTCGCGCTGCACGACTTCACGATGTCGGTTGCGCGCGGCGAGTTCGTCGCGGTCGTCGGCCCGACGGGCTGCGGCAAATCGACGACGCTCAATCTGATCACGGGGCTGCTCAAGCCCGTGTCGGGCGAGGTGCGCGTGATGGGCAAGCCCGTCGACGGCATCGATCCGCGGATCGGCTTCGTGTTCCAGGCCGACGCGGTGTTTCCGTGGCGCACGGTGATCGACAACGTCGCGGCGGGGCCGCTCTTTCGCGGCCGCTCGAAGGAGTCCGCGTACGCGCAGGCGGAGGAATGGATTCGCCGCGTCGGGCTCGCGAAATTCGCGAAGCATTACCCGCATCAGTTGTCGGGCGGGATGCGAAAGCGCGTCGCGCTCGCGCAGACGTTCATCAACCAGCCCGAGATCCTGCTGATGGACGAGCCGTTTTCCGCGCTCGACATGCAGACGCGCACGCTGATGCAGGACGAGCTGCTGCAGCTCTGGTCGGCGAACAAGGGCTCCGTCGTGTTCGTCACGCACGATCTCGAGGAGGCGATCGCGCTCGCGGACCGCGTGTTCGTGCTGACGTCGCGCCCGGCGACGCTCAAGCGCGTGTACGAGATCGACCTGCCGCGCCCGCGCGTCACGTCCGAAGTGCGCTATGAGCACCGCTTCATCGAAATCTCGAAGGACATTTGGCACGACCTGCGCGAAGAAGTGCAGATCGGATAA
- the fliR gene encoding flagellar biosynthetic protein FliR — MFSVTYAQLNGWLTAFLWPFVRMLALVALAPVTGHRATPVRVKIGLAGFMALVVAPTLPPMPAATVFSAQGVWIIVNQFLIGAALGFTMQIVFAAVEAAGDIIGLSMGLGFATFFDPHSSGATPVMGRFLNAVAILAFLAFDGHLQVFAVLVDSFRLVPISADLLRAAGWQTLVAFGSAIFEMGLLLALPVVAALLIANLALGILNRAAPQIGIFQVGFPVTMLVGLLLVQLMAPNLIPFVGRLFDTGVDFVGRVAAGMR; from the coding sequence ATGTTCTCCGTCACCTACGCGCAACTGAACGGATGGCTCACGGCCTTCCTGTGGCCGTTCGTGCGGATGCTCGCGCTCGTCGCGCTCGCGCCGGTGACAGGCCACCGCGCGACGCCCGTGCGCGTGAAGATCGGGCTCGCGGGCTTCATGGCGCTCGTCGTCGCGCCGACGCTGCCGCCGATGCCCGCAGCCACCGTGTTCTCCGCGCAGGGCGTGTGGATCATCGTCAACCAGTTCCTGATCGGCGCGGCGCTCGGCTTCACGATGCAGATCGTGTTCGCGGCGGTCGAGGCGGCGGGCGACATCATCGGCCTGTCGATGGGGCTCGGCTTCGCGACCTTCTTCGATCCGCATTCGAGCGGCGCGACGCCCGTGATGGGGCGCTTCCTGAATGCGGTCGCGATCCTCGCGTTTCTCGCGTTCGACGGGCATCTGCAGGTGTTCGCCGTGCTCGTCGACTCGTTCAGGCTCGTGCCGATCTCGGCCGACCTGCTGCGCGCGGCCGGCTGGCAGACGCTCGTGGCATTCGGCTCGGCGATTTTCGAGATGGGGCTGTTGCTCGCGCTGCCCGTCGTCGCGGCGCTGCTGATCGCGAACCTCGCGCTCGGCATCCTGAACCGCGCGGCGCCGCAGATCGGGATCTTCCAGGTCGGCTTTCCGGTGACGATGCTCGTCGGCCTGCTGCTCGTCCAGTTGATGGCGCCGAACCTGATTCCGTTCGTCGGGCGGCTGTTCGATACCGGCGTCGATTTCGTCGGGCGCGTTGCGGCCGGCATGCGTTGA
- the fliQ gene encoding flagellar biosynthesis protein FliQ has product MTPENVMTLAHQAMYIGLLLAAPLLLVALAVGLVVSLFQAATQINEATLSFIPKLLAVAATMVIAGPWMLSTMLDYLREILLRVATLGAG; this is encoded by the coding sequence ATGACCCCCGAAAACGTCATGACGCTCGCGCATCAGGCGATGTACATCGGCCTGCTGCTCGCCGCGCCGCTGTTGCTCGTCGCGCTCGCGGTCGGGCTCGTCGTCAGCCTGTTCCAGGCGGCGACGCAGATCAACGAGGCGACGCTGTCGTTCATCCCGAAGCTGCTCGCGGTCGCGGCGACGATGGTGATCGCCGGGCCGTGGATGCTGTCGACGATGCTCGACTACCTGCGCGAGATCCTGCTGCGCGTCGCGACGCTCGGCGCGGGCTGA
- a CDS encoding ABC transporter substrate-binding protein, which translates to MRTTLRALSLAAVAAGLSFGFAAQPAFADDGGKITIMVGGITKLIYLPARLTQELGYFKAEGLDVELQSQPAGVDAENELLAGAVQGVVGFYDHTIDLQSKGKDVKAIAVLGQVPGEVEMVSTKAAGAIKSMADVKGKTLGVTGLGSSTSFLTQYLAQQHGISASQYTMLPVGADASFIAAVKQGRIDAGMTTEPTVSVLEKNGDAKALVDLRTLDGTRAALGGTYPAASLYVQSAWADTHKAQATKLAHAFARTMQFIHTHSAEEIAAKMPADYQKDKALYVRALKASLPMYTPDGKMPADGPATVLKVLSAFNPSVKGKHIDLSKTYTNDFVNAK; encoded by the coding sequence ATGCGTACCACTCTTCGCGCGCTCAGCCTGGCTGCGGTCGCGGCCGGCCTGTCCTTCGGCTTCGCTGCGCAGCCCGCTTTCGCCGACGACGGCGGCAAGATCACGATCATGGTGGGCGGCATCACGAAGCTCATCTACCTGCCCGCACGCCTCACGCAGGAGCTCGGCTACTTCAAGGCCGAAGGCCTCGATGTCGAGCTGCAATCGCAGCCGGCGGGCGTCGACGCGGAAAACGAACTGCTCGCGGGCGCGGTGCAGGGCGTAGTCGGCTTCTATGATCATACGATCGACCTGCAGAGCAAGGGCAAGGACGTGAAGGCGATCGCCGTGCTCGGCCAGGTGCCGGGCGAGGTCGAGATGGTGTCGACGAAGGCCGCGGGCGCGATCAAGTCGATGGCCGACGTGAAGGGCAAGACGCTCGGCGTGACGGGCCTCGGTTCGTCGACGAGCTTCCTCACGCAGTACCTCGCGCAGCAGCACGGGATCTCGGCGAGCCAGTACACGATGCTGCCCGTCGGCGCCGATGCGAGCTTCATCGCGGCCGTCAAGCAAGGCCGCATCGATGCGGGGATGACGACCGAGCCCACCGTGTCGGTGCTCGAGAAGAACGGCGACGCGAAGGCGCTCGTCGATCTGCGCACGCTCGACGGCACGCGCGCCGCGCTCGGCGGCACGTATCCGGCGGCGAGCCTGTACGTGCAATCCGCATGGGCCGACACGCACAAGGCGCAGGCGACGAAGCTCGCGCATGCGTTCGCCCGCACGATGCAGTTCATCCACACGCACAGCGCGGAAGAGATCGCCGCGAAGATGCCGGCCGATTACCAGAAGGACAAGGCGCTCTACGTGAGGGCGCTGAAGGCGTCCCTGCCGATGTATACGCCCGACGGCAAGATGCCCGCCGACGGCCCGGCGACGGTGCTCAAGGTGCTGTCCGCGTTCAATCCGTCGGTGAAGGGCAAGCACATCGATCTGTCGAAGACCTATACGAACGATTTCGTGAACGCGAAATGA
- a CDS encoding class I SAM-dependent methyltransferase, which produces MNVTDRNDDVDNTDSGQAAHWNGRAGRAWVDAQQVLDRMFEPFAQRLVEAARAGGGRHVLDVGCGAGATTLAAARMLGERGRCVGVDVSRPLIAAARGRAERERVPARFVRADAQTHAFVPASFDTIISRFGVMFFENAVDAFANLLRAATSDASLAFVAWRGAAENPFMTTAERAAAPLLPNLPARQPDAPGQFFFGDRRRIETVLAQSGWCGVDVRPIDVECTLPERELIGHFSRLGPVGQMFADLDEPTRARLVDTVRAAFDPYVRGDDVRFTAACWLVNARSPVKWSARKEAVGV; this is translated from the coding sequence ATGAACGTCACGGATCGCAACGACGACGTGGACAACACAGACAGCGGACAAGCGGCGCACTGGAACGGCCGAGCGGGGCGCGCGTGGGTCGACGCGCAGCAGGTGCTCGACCGGATGTTCGAGCCGTTCGCGCAACGGCTCGTGGAGGCGGCCCGCGCGGGCGGCGGGCGGCACGTGCTCGACGTCGGCTGCGGCGCGGGCGCGACGACGCTCGCCGCCGCGCGCATGCTGGGCGAGCGCGGCCGCTGCGTCGGCGTCGATGTGTCGCGGCCGCTGATCGCCGCCGCGCGCGGCCGCGCCGAGCGCGAACGCGTGCCGGCGCGCTTCGTGCGCGCCGATGCGCAGACGCACGCGTTCGTGCCGGCGAGCTTCGATACCATCATCTCGCGCTTCGGCGTGATGTTCTTCGAAAACGCCGTCGACGCGTTCGCGAACCTGCTGCGCGCCGCGACGTCCGATGCGTCGCTCGCGTTCGTCGCCTGGCGCGGCGCGGCGGAAAACCCGTTCATGACGACGGCCGAGCGCGCGGCCGCGCCGCTGCTGCCGAATTTGCCCGCCCGGCAGCCGGACGCACCCGGGCAATTCTTCTTCGGCGACAGGCGGCGAATCGAAACCGTCCTCGCCCAGAGCGGCTGGTGCGGCGTCGACGTGCGGCCGATCGATGTCGAATGCACGCTGCCCGAGCGCGAGCTGATCGGCCATTTCAGCCGGCTCGGCCCGGTCGGGCAGATGTTCGCGGACCTCGACGAGCCGACCCGCGCGCGGCTCGTCGATACGGTGCGCGCCGCGTTCGATCCGTACGTGCGCGGCGACGACGTGCGCTTCACGGCCGCGTGCTGGCTCGTCAACGCGCGATCGCCGGTGAAGTGGTCGGCGCGCAAGGAGGCCGTCGGCGTCTGA
- a CDS encoding helix-turn-helix domain-containing protein, which translates to MGNLDIAEVARRSGVPASALRYYEEKGLIASTGRRGLRRTFDARVLERLALIALGRAAGFSLDEITSMFDAQGRPSIDRATLAAKADELDGTIRKLISMRDGLRHAAACTAPSHMECPKFQRILRAASDARRAKKAPPSLPRG; encoded by the coding sequence GTGGGAAACCTGGATATTGCCGAGGTCGCGCGGCGCTCCGGCGTGCCCGCGTCGGCGCTGCGGTACTACGAGGAGAAGGGGCTGATCGCGTCGACGGGCAGGCGCGGGCTGCGCCGCACGTTCGATGCGCGCGTGCTCGAGCGGCTCGCGCTGATCGCGCTCGGGCGCGCGGCGGGCTTTTCGCTCGACGAGATCACGTCGATGTTCGACGCGCAAGGGCGGCCAAGCATCGACCGTGCGACGCTCGCCGCGAAGGCGGACGAGCTCGACGGAACGATCCGCAAGCTGATCTCGATGCGCGACGGCTTGCGGCACGCGGCCGCGTGCACCGCGCCGAGCCACATGGAATGCCCGAAGTTCCAGCGGATTTTGCGTGCCGCATCGGACGCGCGCCGGGCGAAGAAGGCCCCGCCGTCGCTACCGCGCGGTTAG
- a CDS encoding site-specific DNA-methyltransferase codes for MMQKLDAASPEAQSADLVSANVERLRALFPDVVTEGPDGASVNLDALAAMVGASAAAVADADEKYGLNWHGKRRARRLALTPSTGTLRPCPRESVGWASTRNLMIEGENLEVLKLLQKSYAGRAKLVYIDPPYNTGKDFVYSDNFTDSLRHYLELTGQTTDGKRISSHTDASGRFHTDWLNMIYPRLKLARDLLADDGVIAVHIDEHEQHALVLVMREIFGEDNELGVAVWDKRNPKGDARGIAYQHESIVLFARDAQLLFERAPLKRPKRNAQRMLDAARGAIAGAATIADANAAYRAWVKSQTTLSGGEAMYDRISADGRVYRLVSMAWPNKKKAPDDYFVPLVHPVTGKPCPVPERGWRNPPATMQALIDKGLVEFGADETTQPQRIYFLDENMYENVPSVLPFGGSDDALMKSLGIPFDQPKPVEFAASIIGWCTDGDDLIVDFFGGSGTTGHAVMALNAADGGNRRYVLVQLPEPLDAGSKDQKAAADFCAAQRVPLNLAELTKERLRRAAARVAAEHPGTRADLGFRVFRLDSTNVSEWDPRGDDIQQSLFAAVEHIKPNRSEEDLLYELMLKLGLDLCAPIDARTIAGKAVYVIDGAIVACFDAHIDRASTDALGEGIVELIAEAAAAGAAHARDVTCVFRDSGFADDVAKVNLSAILEQHGVKRIRSL; via the coding sequence ATGATGCAAAAACTCGATGCGGCGAGCCCGGAAGCGCAATCCGCGGATCTCGTGTCCGCGAACGTCGAGCGCCTGAGGGCGCTCTTTCCGGACGTGGTGACCGAAGGACCGGACGGCGCGTCGGTGAATCTCGACGCGCTCGCGGCGATGGTCGGCGCGAGCGCCGCCGCCGTTGCCGACGCCGATGAGAAATACGGCCTGAACTGGCATGGCAAGCGCCGCGCGCGCCGGCTCGCGCTCACGCCTTCGACGGGCACGCTGCGCCCGTGCCCGCGCGAGAGCGTCGGCTGGGCGTCGACGCGCAATCTGATGATCGAGGGCGAGAACCTCGAGGTGCTGAAGCTGCTGCAAAAGAGCTACGCGGGGCGCGCGAAGCTCGTCTACATCGATCCGCCGTACAACACCGGCAAGGATTTCGTCTATTCGGACAATTTCACCGACAGCCTGCGCCACTACCTCGAGCTGACCGGCCAGACGACGGACGGCAAGCGAATCAGCAGCCACACGGACGCGAGCGGCCGCTTCCACACGGACTGGCTGAACATGATCTATCCGCGCCTGAAGCTCGCGCGCGATCTGCTCGCCGACGACGGCGTGATCGCCGTGCACATCGACGAGCACGAGCAGCACGCGCTCGTGCTCGTGATGCGCGAGATCTTCGGCGAGGACAACGAGCTCGGCGTCGCGGTGTGGGACAAGCGCAATCCGAAGGGCGACGCGCGCGGGATCGCATACCAGCACGAATCGATCGTGCTGTTCGCGCGCGACGCGCAGTTGCTGTTCGAGCGCGCGCCGCTCAAGCGCCCGAAACGCAACGCCCAACGCATGCTCGACGCGGCGCGCGGCGCGATCGCGGGCGCGGCGACGATCGCGGACGCGAACGCCGCGTACCGCGCCTGGGTGAAGTCGCAGACGACGCTGTCGGGCGGCGAGGCGATGTACGACCGGATTTCGGCCGACGGCCGCGTGTACCGTCTCGTGTCGATGGCGTGGCCGAACAAGAAGAAGGCGCCCGACGATTACTTCGTGCCGCTCGTGCATCCGGTGACGGGCAAGCCGTGCCCGGTGCCCGAGCGCGGCTGGCGCAATCCGCCCGCGACGATGCAGGCGCTCATCGACAAGGGGCTCGTCGAGTTCGGCGCGGACGAGACCACGCAGCCGCAGCGGATCTACTTCCTCGACGAGAACATGTACGAGAACGTGCCGTCGGTGCTGCCGTTCGGCGGCTCGGACGACGCGCTGATGAAGTCGCTCGGCATTCCGTTCGATCAGCCGAAGCCGGTGGAATTCGCCGCGTCGATCATCGGCTGGTGCACGGACGGCGACGATCTGATCGTCGACTTCTTCGGCGGCTCGGGCACGACCGGGCATGCGGTGATGGCGCTCAACGCCGCCGACGGCGGCAATCGCCGCTATGTGCTCGTGCAGTTGCCCGAGCCGCTCGACGCGGGCAGCAAGGATCAGAAAGCCGCCGCCGACTTCTGCGCGGCGCAGCGCGTGCCGCTCAATCTCGCCGAGCTGACGAAGGAGCGGCTGCGGCGCGCGGCGGCGCGGGTCGCGGCCGAGCATCCGGGCACGCGCGCCGACCTCGGTTTTCGCGTGTTCAGGCTCGACTCGACGAACGTCTCCGAGTGGGACCCGCGCGGCGACGACATCCAGCAATCGCTGTTCGCGGCCGTCGAGCACATCAAGCCGAACCGCTCCGAGGAAGATCTGTTGTACGAACTAATGCTCAAGCTCGGCCTCGATCTGTGCGCGCCGATCGACGCGCGCACGATCGCCGGCAAGGCCGTCTACGTGATCGACGGCGCGATCGTCGCGTGCTTCGACGCGCACATCGACCGCGCGTCGACCGATGCGCTCGGCGAGGGCATCGTCGAGCTGATCGCCGAAGCGGCCGCGGCGGGCGCGGCCCACGCGCGCGACGTGACCTGCGTGTTTCGCGACAGCGGCTTCGCGGATGACGTCGCGAAGGTGAACCTGTCGGCGATCCTCGAGCAGCACGGCGTGAAGCGCATCCGGAGCCTCTGA
- a CDS encoding ABC transporter permease, which produces MTLPTPLGTTPSLEDDERAAQSRLRRRRQLIVGLRIAVLVVALGGWEIAARFKWIDPFFFSMPSLIAAQIQDWFVNGTSQGPLLLQVWVTLEETIAGFLIGSVAGIFCGIVLGRNKLLADVFGLYIQIANSIPRVVLGSIFVIALGLGMASKIALAVVMVFFVVFGNAFQGVREADRYLIANAQILGASRRQITTSVVIPSALSWILASLHVSFGFALVGAVVGEFLGSKQGIGLLISTAQGAFNASGVFAAMIVLAVVALAADFLLTRLEKRLLKWRPAAF; this is translated from the coding sequence ATGACGCTTCCGACGCCGCTTGGCACCACCCCCTCGCTCGAAGACGACGAGCGCGCCGCGCAGAGCCGTTTGCGGCGGCGCCGGCAACTGATCGTCGGGTTGCGCATCGCGGTGCTCGTCGTCGCGCTGGGCGGCTGGGAGATCGCCGCGCGCTTCAAGTGGATCGACCCGTTCTTCTTCTCGATGCCGTCGCTGATCGCCGCGCAGATCCAGGACTGGTTCGTCAACGGCACGTCGCAGGGCCCGCTGCTGCTGCAGGTGTGGGTGACGCTCGAGGAGACGATCGCGGGCTTTCTGATCGGCTCGGTCGCGGGCATCTTCTGCGGGATCGTGCTCGGGCGCAACAAGCTGCTCGCCGACGTGTTCGGGCTCTACATCCAGATCGCGAACTCGATTCCGCGCGTCGTGCTCGGCTCGATATTCGTGATCGCGCTCGGCCTCGGGATGGCGTCGAAGATCGCGCTCGCCGTCGTGATGGTGTTCTTCGTCGTGTTCGGCAACGCGTTTCAGGGCGTGCGCGAAGCGGACCGCTACCTGATCGCGAATGCGCAGATCCTCGGCGCGTCGCGCCGGCAGATCACGACCTCCGTCGTGATTCCGTCCGCGCTCAGCTGGATTCTCGCGAGCCTGCACGTGAGCTTCGGCTTCGCGCTCGTCGGCGCGGTCGTCGGGGAATTTCTGGGTTCCAAGCAGGGCATCGGCCTGCTAATCTCGACCGCACAGGGCGCGTTCAACGCGAGCGGCGTGTTCGCCGCGATGATCGTGCTCGCCGTCGTGGCGCTCGCCGCCGACTTCCTGCTGACCCGGCTCGAGAAGCGGCTGCTGAAGTGGCGGCCCGCCGCGTTCTGA
- a CDS encoding sensor histidine kinase, whose translation MSHSLRGRLLWWLLLPLAVFVAIAGAMSYDTARKTADLVQDGALVASARAIAEDVNWENGALVANVPPAALELFESPARDQVYYMVRTGGGRLLAGNPDLGGPGAPAAPGAQPVLFDTALNGLAIRAVAYTRELYNAGDTETVTVVVGKTQTSRQMMIAAIWHPQLWRLALMLALAMALVYLGLTFELRPLMKLKDDVADRGPMELEPIRTERLHFELRPIVDAINQCIARLNLHAATQRRFIADAAHQLRTPIAVIDTQIQCARQREDGDAALAALLASMQRSSRRMADVTDKLLLLAHAEAASPARLAARVDVAAVVSGVLEEAIVLAERRRIDLGAELDDDLQVAGSESLLSALLMNLVDNAVRYTHEGGCVTVSARRDGEAVVLDVVDDGPGIPAEARPHVFKRFYRVAKDEEGTGLGLAIVEEIAQSHGGTVTLGTGPGNRGVRMTVRLPAYRN comes from the coding sequence ATGTCGCACAGCCTGCGCGGCCGATTGCTTTGGTGGCTGCTGCTGCCGCTTGCCGTGTTCGTCGCGATCGCGGGCGCGATGTCGTACGACACCGCGCGCAAGACGGCCGACCTCGTGCAGGACGGCGCGCTCGTCGCGTCCGCGCGCGCGATCGCGGAGGATGTCAACTGGGAAAACGGCGCGCTCGTCGCGAACGTGCCGCCCGCGGCGCTCGAACTGTTCGAATCGCCCGCGCGGGATCAGGTGTACTACATGGTTCGCACGGGCGGCGGCCGGCTGCTGGCCGGCAACCCCGATCTCGGCGGCCCGGGCGCACCGGCCGCGCCCGGCGCGCAACCGGTGCTGTTCGACACGGCGCTCAATGGGCTGGCGATTCGCGCGGTCGCTTACACGCGCGAGCTCTACAACGCGGGCGACACCGAAACGGTGACGGTCGTCGTCGGCAAGACGCAGACCTCGCGGCAGATGATGATCGCGGCGATCTGGCATCCTCAGCTCTGGCGGCTCGCGCTGATGCTCGCGCTCGCGATGGCGCTCGTCTATCTCGGGCTCACGTTCGAATTGCGGCCGCTGATGAAGCTGAAGGACGATGTCGCGGACCGCGGGCCGATGGAGCTCGAGCCGATCCGCACCGAGCGGCTGCATTTCGAGCTGCGGCCGATCGTCGACGCGATCAACCAGTGCATCGCGCGGCTGAACCTGCACGCGGCGACGCAGCGCCGCTTCATCGCCGACGCCGCGCATCAGTTGCGCACGCCGATCGCGGTGATCGACACGCAGATCCAGTGCGCGCGGCAGCGCGAGGACGGCGACGCGGCGCTCGCCGCGCTGCTCGCGTCGATGCAGCGCAGCAGCCGCAGGATGGCGGACGTCACCGACAAGCTGCTGCTGCTCGCGCATGCGGAAGCGGCGTCGCCCGCGCGGCTCGCCGCGCGCGTCGACGTCGCGGCCGTCGTGTCGGGCGTGCTCGAGGAGGCGATCGTGCTTGCCGAGCGGCGGCGCATCGATCTCGGCGCGGAGCTCGACGACGATCTGCAGGTGGCGGGCAGCGAAAGCCTGCTCTCGGCGCTCCTGATGAACCTCGTCGACAACGCGGTACGCTATACGCACGAAGGCGGCTGCGTGACGGTGAGCGCGCGGCGCGACGGCGAAGCGGTCGTGCTCGACGTCGTCGACGACGGCCCCGGCATTCCGGCCGAAGCGCGGCCGCACGTGTTCAAGCGCTTTTATCGCGTCGCGAAGGACGAGGAAGGCACGGGCCTCGGGCTCGCGATCGTCGAGGAGATCGCGCAGTCGCACGGCGGCACGGTCACGCTCGGGACAGGCCCCGGCAACCGGGGCGTGAGGATGACCGTGCGGCTGCCCGCCTATCGCAATTGA
- a CDS encoding porin — MAINTISEGTILKRQYLALSIATAACAAPQAHAQSSVQLYGLIDLSFPTYQSHANAKGDHVIGMGLGGEPWFSGSRWGLKGAEDIGGGTKVIFRLESEYTVADGNMEDPGQIFDRDAWVGVENDTFGKLTAGFQNTIARDAGAIYGDPYGSAKLTTEEGGWTNANNFKQMIFYAAGATGTRYNNGLAWKKLFGNGIFASAGYAFSNSTSFGQNSTYQVALGYNGGPFNVSGFFSHVNHAGYANKSFSVGGNYTFDIFRVNAGYFRYLGDQGALGQRQDNAWTVSFKVAPKGALDYELGYQQMRVHNAAYNSDGNVPNANIGDFSLTSGVGNGFKETLYGSVFYHLSKRTELYLAGDYMRLHGGYTVASTHGATNQLELTTGIRTRF; from the coding sequence ATGGCGATCAACACGATATCGGAGGGGACGATCTTGAAACGACAATACCTGGCACTTTCCATCGCGACGGCCGCCTGCGCGGCGCCGCAAGCGCACGCGCAGTCGAGCGTCCAGCTCTACGGGCTCATCGACCTGAGCTTTCCGACCTATCAGTCGCACGCGAACGCGAAGGGCGATCACGTGATCGGCATGGGGCTCGGCGGCGAGCCGTGGTTCAGCGGCAGCCGCTGGGGGCTGAAGGGCGCGGAGGACATCGGCGGCGGCACGAAGGTGATCTTCCGGCTCGAAAGCGAATACACGGTTGCCGATGGCAACATGGAGGACCCGGGCCAGATCTTCGACCGCGATGCGTGGGTCGGCGTCGAAAACGACACGTTCGGCAAGCTCACCGCGGGCTTCCAGAACACGATCGCGCGCGACGCGGGGGCGATCTACGGCGACCCGTACGGCTCGGCGAAGCTCACGACCGAGGAAGGCGGCTGGACGAACGCGAACAACTTCAAGCAGATGATCTTCTACGCGGCGGGCGCGACGGGTACGCGCTACAACAACGGCCTTGCGTGGAAGAAGCTGTTCGGCAACGGCATCTTCGCGAGCGCGGGCTACGCGTTCAGCAATTCGACGAGCTTCGGGCAGAACTCGACCTATCAGGTCGCGCTCGGCTACAACGGCGGCCCGTTCAACGTGTCGGGCTTCTTCAGCCACGTGAACCACGCGGGCTACGCGAACAAGTCGTTCTCGGTCGGCGGCAACTACACGTTCGACATCTTCCGCGTGAACGCCGGCTACTTCCGCTACCTGGGCGATCAGGGCGCGCTCGGCCAGCGCCAGGACAACGCGTGGACGGTGTCGTTCAAGGTCGCCCCGAAGGGCGCGCTCGACTACGAGCTCGGCTATCAGCAGATGCGCGTGCACAACGCCGCGTACAACAGCGACGGCAACGTGCCGAACGCGAACATCGGCGACTTCAGCCTCACGTCGGGTGTCGGCAACGGCTTCAAGGAAACGCTGTACGGCTCGGTGTTCTACCACCTGTCGAAGCGCACCGAGCTGTACCTCGCCGGCGACTACATGCGCCTGCACGGCGGCTACACGGTCGCGTCCACGCACGGCGCGACCAACCAGCTCGAGCTGACGACCGGCATCCGCACGCGGTTCTGA
- a CDS encoding response regulator, whose amino-acid sequence MKLLLVEDNAELAHWIVDLLRGEGFGVDSAPDGESADTVLKAQRYDALLLDMRLPGMSGKELLARLRRRGDNVPVLMLTAHGSVDDKVDCFSAGADDYVVKPFESRELVARIRALIRRQCGVGATQLACGDLVYLFATREFQCGSVPLALRRREHAILETLMLQQGKTVSKARLMDSVYGLDDEPSADAIDIYIHRLRKHLSGSLAQIITLRGLGYILRTKDAAE is encoded by the coding sequence ATGAAACTGCTGCTCGTGGAAGACAACGCGGAACTCGCGCACTGGATCGTCGATCTGCTGCGCGGGGAAGGCTTCGGCGTCGATTCGGCGCCCGACGGCGAGAGCGCGGACACCGTGCTGAAGGCGCAGCGCTACGACGCGCTGCTGCTCGACATGCGGCTGCCCGGCATGAGCGGCAAGGAGCTGCTCGCGCGGCTGCGCCGCCGAGGCGACAACGTGCCCGTGCTGATGCTGACCGCGCACGGCTCGGTCGATGACAAGGTCGACTGCTTCAGCGCGGGCGCCGACGACTACGTCGTGAAGCCGTTCGAATCGCGCGAGCTCGTCGCGCGGATTCGCGCATTGATCCGGCGGCAGTGCGGCGTCGGCGCGACGCAGCTCGCATGCGGCGATCTCGTCTATCTGTTCGCGACGCGCGAATTCCAGTGCGGCAGCGTGCCGCTCGCGCTGCGCCGCCGCGAGCACGCGATTCTCGAAACGCTGATGCTCCAGCAGGGCAAGACGGTATCGAAGGCGCGCCTCATGGACAGCGTGTACGGCCTCGACGACGAGCCGAGCGCCGATGCGATCGACATCTACATCCACCGCCTGCGCAAGCACCTGTCCGGCTCGCTCGCGCAGATCATCACGCTGCGCGGGCTCGGCTACATTCTTCGAACGAAGGACGCGGCCGAATAA